A DNA window from Chryseobacterium sp. MEBOG06 contains the following coding sequences:
- a CDS encoding acetyl-CoA carboxylase biotin carboxylase subunit family protein, translated as MKKIAILGASYLQLPLVQKAKENGLEVHCFAWDDGKAVCKEYADYFYDISVLEKEAILRKCKEINIDGILTIATDICIPVIAYVADNLKLVGNSIECSLLTTNKSLMRKCFEEHGIDSPRSTSVSTFNEKDFDLFSYPLIIKPADRSGSLGVIKIDSPEGTKEAIENAVGYSFSKTCVVEEFITGKEVSVETISWKGEHKIITITDKEITKAPYFVELAHHQPSTLSEDIKNKIHEITYKILAVTKVENGASHVELIITDKGKVYPIEIGSRMGGDFIGSDLVELSTGFDYLQAVTDIALNQFTFPTPIKSEKYSGVYFLSKNTEYLLPLFSDDIENQDIVKKEITNPSLQEAHSSNDRSGYLIYQSDHKIDFK; from the coding sequence ATGAAAAAAATTGCAATATTAGGAGCTAGTTATTTACAATTACCTTTAGTTCAGAAGGCGAAAGAAAACGGTTTGGAAGTACATTGCTTTGCCTGGGATGATGGAAAAGCAGTATGTAAAGAATATGCTGATTATTTTTATGATATTTCAGTTTTAGAAAAAGAAGCTATTCTTAGAAAATGCAAAGAGATTAACATTGATGGTATATTGACAATAGCAACGGATATCTGCATTCCTGTAATAGCGTATGTTGCTGATAATTTAAAACTGGTAGGCAACAGCATAGAATGTTCTTTACTCACTACCAATAAATCATTAATGAGAAAATGTTTTGAAGAACATGGCATTGACTCTCCCAGATCTACCAGTGTCTCAACATTCAATGAAAAGGATTTTGATTTATTTAGTTATCCCTTAATTATAAAACCTGCTGACAGGTCAGGAAGTCTGGGAGTCATAAAAATAGATTCTCCCGAGGGCACCAAGGAAGCTATTGAAAATGCCGTCGGATACTCATTTAGCAAGACTTGCGTGGTGGAAGAATTTATAACGGGCAAAGAAGTAAGTGTCGAAACAATTAGCTGGAAAGGCGAGCATAAAATCATAACAATTACTGATAAAGAAATAACCAAAGCACCCTATTTTGTAGAGCTTGCCCACCATCAGCCATCAACATTATCTGAAGATATTAAAAATAAAATACATGAGATCACCTATAAAATACTGGCGGTAACAAAAGTTGAAAATGGAGCTTCTCATGTAGAGTTAATTATAACCGATAAAGGAAAAGTATATCCCATTGAAATTGGAAGCAGAATGGGAGGTGATTTTATTGGATCAGATCTTGTAGAACTATCTACAGGCTTTGATTATTTACAGGCTGTAACAGATATCGCCTTAAACCAGTTCACTTTTCCCACACCTATAAAGTCAGAAAAATATTCAGGAGTCTATTTTTTGTCAAAGAATACTGAATACTTACTTCCTCTCTTTTCTGATGATATAGAAAACCAAGATATAGTAAAAAAAGAAATTACCAATCCTTCATTGCAGGAAGCACATTCCAGCAACGATCGTTCAGGATATTTGATCTATCAGTCTGACCATAAAATTGATTTTAAATGA